The proteins below are encoded in one region of Rhizobium sp. 9140:
- a CDS encoding MotA/TolQ/ExbB proton channel family protein, producing the protein MAKLTLSGWDAEQDGDYNPNKLTSPMVFFWTMVIFLIIVGFVGAILFRQAQAAFLSNPGLNGLILGVLLIGILLVFTHVLALRPEVRWFNSFRAAGSADKVGRDPVLLAPMRALIGKRHSMAISTAALRSILDSIATRLDESRDTSRYLIGLLVFLGLLGTFWGLLGTIGSINTVIQSLDAGSGSTEDVLSALKTGLSAPLTGMGTAFSTSLFGLASSLVLGFLDLQAGRAQSRFYTELENWLSSVTDVSSDVNVRSEVSAGDRSEDLRLIAEELSRMTQEGGTSQRTTAAMASLAEGIQGLVKNMRGEQQMLRDWIEAQQEEARSMRRTLDKLAARLSDNDRKTLPTPRRASEETGQD; encoded by the coding sequence ATGGCGAAACTGACATTGTCTGGCTGGGATGCGGAGCAGGACGGGGACTACAATCCGAACAAGCTGACGAGCCCCATGGTGTTCTTCTGGACCATGGTCATCTTCCTCATCATCGTCGGTTTCGTCGGTGCCATCCTGTTCCGGCAGGCGCAGGCCGCCTTTCTCAGCAATCCCGGCCTCAACGGGCTGATCCTCGGCGTTCTGCTGATCGGCATCCTCCTTGTCTTCACCCATGTTCTGGCGCTCAGGCCCGAGGTGCGCTGGTTCAACAGCTTCCGCGCCGCCGGCAGCGCCGACAAGGTCGGGCGCGATCCGGTTCTGCTCGCCCCCATGCGCGCGCTGATCGGCAAGCGCCATTCGATGGCGATCTCCACCGCCGCGCTCCGCTCCATTCTCGACAGCATCGCAACCCGTCTTGATGAATCGCGCGATACATCGCGCTATCTCATCGGCCTTCTCGTCTTTCTCGGCCTGCTCGGCACCTTCTGGGGCCTGCTCGGCACCATCGGCTCCATCAACACCGTCATCCAGTCGCTGGATGCCGGAAGCGGCAGCACGGAGGATGTGCTGTCCGCGCTGAAGACAGGCCTGTCCGCCCCGCTCACCGGCATGGGAACCGCCTTCTCCACCTCGCTCTTCGGCCTTGCAAGTTCGCTGGTTCTCGGCTTCCTCGATTTGCAGGCCGGTCGGGCGCAGAGCCGCTTTTATACCGAACTCGAAAACTGGCTGTCTTCCGTGACCGATGTCAGCTCGGATGTGAACGTGCGCTCCGAAGTCAGTGCGGGCGATCGCTCCGAGGACCTGCGGCTTATCGCGGAGGAGCTGAGCCGCATGACGCAGGAAGGCGGCACGAGCCAGCGCACGACGGCGGCCATGGCCAGCCTTGCCGAAGGCATTCAGGGTCTGGTGAAGAACATGCGCGGCGAGCAGCAGATGCTGCGCGACTGGATCGAGGCCCAGCAGGAAGAGGCACGCTCGATGCGCCGCACGCTCGACAAGCTGGCCGCGCGTCTCTCCGATAACGACCGGAAGACCCTGCCGACGCCGCGTCGGGCCAGCGAAGAGACGGGACAGGACTGA
- the ykgO gene encoding type B 50S ribosomal protein L36 yields MKIKNSLKSLKARHRENRLVRRKGRVYIINKLNPRFKARQG; encoded by the coding sequence ATGAAGATCAAAAATTCGCTTAAGTCGCTGAAGGCCCGTCATCGCGAAAACCGTCTGGTTCGCCGCAAGGGCCGCGTCTATATCATCAACAAGCTCAACCCGCGTTTCAAGGCCCGTCAGGGCTGA
- a CDS encoding thiamine phosphate synthase: MSQTDNRCRLVLIVPDIADATERARIVGDALKGGDVASVIVPQYGLDDQAFQKHAEALVPLIQEAGAAALVAGDTRVAGRVRADGLHVEGNHEVMTEAMEKFSPKLIVGGGNAADRHHALEIGEAKPDYIFFGKLNGDIKPEAHGKNVALGEWWSSMIEIPCIVMGGADPASALAVAESGAEFVALHRAVFEVPKRAAAVIAEVNALLDEKAPRFGA, from the coding sequence ATGAGCCAGACCGACAATCGCTGCCGCCTCGTCCTCATCGTTCCCGATATCGCGGATGCCACGGAGCGCGCCCGCATCGTTGGCGACGCCCTGAAAGGCGGCGACGTCGCCTCCGTCATCGTGCCGCAATACGGGCTCGACGACCAGGCCTTCCAGAAACATGCGGAAGCGCTCGTTCCGCTCATCCAGGAGGCCGGCGCCGCGGCGCTCGTCGCGGGCGATACCCGCGTCGCCGGGCGGGTCCGCGCCGATGGCTTGCATGTCGAGGGCAATCACGAGGTCATGACCGAGGCGATGGAGAAATTCTCGCCGAAGCTCATCGTCGGCGGCGGCAATGCGGCCGACCGGCATCATGCGCTGGAAATCGGCGAGGCAAAACCGGACTATATCTTCTTCGGCAAGCTGAATGGCGACATCAAGCCGGAGGCGCATGGGAAAAACGTGGCGCTCGGCGAGTGGTGGTCCTCGATGATCGAGATCCCCTGCATCGTCATGGGCGGTGCCGACCCCGCCTCCGCTCTCGCGGTTGCGGAAAGCGGTGCGGAGTTCGTGGCGCTGCATCGGGCCGTTTTCGAGGTGCCGAAGCGTGCTGCTGCCGTGATTGCGGAGGTCAATGCACTGCTTGACGAAAAAGCGCCACGGTTTGGCGCTTAA
- a CDS encoding YdcH family protein — MPDQDQAELRLSVARLRQEHEDYDVAINAMIQTGCDALRIQRMKKKKLVIKDRITKIEDVIIPDIIA, encoded by the coding sequence ATGCCCGATCAGGACCAGGCCGAACTCAGACTGAGCGTTGCGCGTCTGCGGCAGGAGCACGAGGATTACGATGTCGCCATCAATGCGATGATCCAGACCGGCTGCGATGCGCTGCGAATTCAGCGGATGAAGAAAAAAAAGCTGGTCATCAAGGACAGGATCACCAAGATCGAGGATGTGATCATTCCCGACATCATCGCCTGA
- the purE gene encoding 5-(carboxyamino)imidazole ribonucleotide mutase codes for MGSQSDWETMKNAADMLDALDIPYEARIVSAHRTPDRLVTFATSAREEGFKVIIAGAGGAAHLPGMTAAMTPLPVFGVPVQSKTMSGQDSLLSIVQMPAGIPVGTLAIGRAGAINAALLAAAVLSLSDPDLADRLDIWRAEQSAAVAEYPVDPA; via the coding sequence ATGGGAAGCCAGTCCGACTGGGAAACCATGAAGAATGCCGCCGACATGCTCGATGCGCTCGACATTCCCTATGAAGCACGCATCGTTTCGGCCCACCGCACGCCCGACCGGCTGGTGACCTTCGCCACCTCCGCCCGCGAGGAAGGCTTCAAGGTCATCATCGCCGGGGCCGGCGGTGCCGCCCACCTTCCCGGCATGACCGCCGCCATGACCCCCCTGCCCGTCTTCGGCGTGCCGGTGCAGTCGAAGACCATGTCCGGCCAGGACAGCCTGCTTTCCATCGTGCAGATGCCGGCCGGCATTCCGGTCGGCACACTCGCCATCGGCCGCGCCGGCGCCATCAATGCCGCCCTGCTGGCTGCCGCCGTACTGTCGCTGTCCGATCCGGATCTTGCCGACAGGCTGGATATCTGGCGCGCCGAGCAGAGCGCCGCGGTCGCCGAATATCCGGTCGACCCGGCATGA
- a CDS encoding tetratricopeptide repeat protein, which translates to MLDRLPRLCLFSVALFSVSVACLPASAQDALPGVEPDTAIVAPAETPAQPDAEAGAEPEDDATSETGVTAKRGRITPFNGAALPENEIPALRRPGGEGKPADGKIAPSGGVNVLERMGVALPALPAEKPFEGKADDAYGAFQRGYYLTAMELALPRAQLGDASAQTLVAEIFAQGLGVPRKPKDAAFWYGQAAAAGDPSAMFKYAILLMEGRDVPRDKARSEELMKKAADRGNASAQFNYAQLLVADLPGQAGLKAAMPYYEKSASQGIADAQYALSQIYLNVDGIPDDKRARAREWLLRAAAAGIDTAQLDAGIWLVDGIGGSRNLEQGFGWMLRAANSGNVVAQNKLSHLYINAIGTRPNPVEAAKWYVLSRRAGLKDDDLEDFYLGIGEAQQKAAREAANRFRAVRG; encoded by the coding sequence ATGCTGGATCGTTTGCCCCGTCTCTGCCTTTTTTCCGTTGCCCTGTTCTCTGTGAGTGTGGCGTGCCTGCCTGCGAGCGCGCAGGACGCGCTTCCGGGCGTCGAGCCCGACACGGCCATTGTTGCCCCGGCCGAAACACCGGCACAGCCTGATGCGGAAGCGGGCGCCGAGCCGGAGGACGACGCGACGAGCGAGACCGGCGTGACGGCCAAGCGCGGCCGCATCACCCCGTTCAATGGCGCAGCCCTTCCGGAAAACGAAATCCCGGCGCTGCGGCGGCCGGGCGGCGAGGGAAAGCCTGCCGACGGCAAGATCGCGCCGTCCGGCGGCGTCAACGTGCTGGAGCGGATGGGCGTCGCCCTTCCAGCGCTTCCCGCCGAAAAGCCCTTCGAGGGCAAGGCCGACGACGCCTATGGTGCGTTCCAGCGCGGCTACTACCTCACGGCCATGGAGCTCGCTCTGCCGCGCGCACAGCTGGGCGATGCCTCGGCGCAGACGCTGGTCGCAGAAATTTTCGCCCAAGGGCTTGGCGTGCCGCGCAAACCGAAGGACGCGGCCTTCTGGTACGGGCAGGCCGCAGCCGCCGGCGATCCCTCCGCGATGTTCAAATACGCCATCCTCCTGATGGAGGGCCGGGACGTGCCACGCGACAAGGCCCGCTCCGAGGAGCTGATGAAGAAGGCGGCCGATCGTGGCAATGCCTCCGCCCAGTTCAATTATGCCCAGCTGCTTGTGGCCGACCTGCCGGGACAGGCCGGGCTGAAGGCCGCGATGCCCTATTACGAAAAATCGGCCAGCCAGGGCATCGCGGACGCGCAATATGCGCTGTCGCAGATCTACCTGAATGTCGATGGCATTCCCGACGACAAGCGGGCGCGGGCGCGGGAATGGTTGTTGCGGGCGGCCGCGGCCGGGATCGATACGGCCCAGCTCGATGCCGGCATCTGGCTTGTGGACGGCATCGGCGGCAGCCGCAACCTTGAACAGGGTTTCGGCTGGATGCTGCGCGCGGCGAATTCCGGCAATGTCGTTGCGCAGAACAAGCTCTCGCACCTCTATATCAATGCCATCGGCACGCGGCCCAATCCGGTGGAGGCGGCCAAGTGGTACGTGCTGTCGCGCCGTGCGGGCCTGAAGGACGACGATCTCGAGGACTTCTACCTCGGCATCGGCGAGGCCCAGCAGAAGGCGGCCCGTGAGGCCGCGAACCGTTTTCGCGCGGTGCGCGGGTAG
- a CDS encoding ArsR/SmtB family transcription factor → MSNLSPFSAIADPNRRYLLEELRRAPKTVNELAEGLPISRPAVSQHLKALLDSNLVSVSPNGTKRIYHINKPGLDAVNLWLDQFWA, encoded by the coding sequence ATGTCAAATTTATCACCCTTCAGTGCCATCGCAGACCCGAACCGCCGCTACCTGCTCGAGGAGCTTCGGCGTGCGCCGAAGACCGTCAATGAGCTTGCCGAAGGCTTACCAATCAGTCGTCCGGCCGTTTCGCAGCACCTCAAGGCTCTGCTCGATTCCAACCTCGTTTCGGTCTCGCCCAACGGGACGAAACGCATCTACCATATCAACAAGCCGGGACTCGACGCCGTCAATCTCTGGTTGGATCAGTTCTGGGCCTAG
- a CDS encoding peptidoglycan -binding protein: MALRRGRHQRTVDYWPGFVDALSTLLLAIMFLLSVFVLAQFLLSREISGKDEVLTRLNSQINELTQLLALEKSGKQDLEDSLANLQASLQTSEGERSRLQSLLDQGSGSTAAADQRIGDLTGRLEAEQQASGRAMSQIDLLNQQIAALRNQIAAIESALQASEARDATSQTKIADLGRRLNVALAQRVQELNRYRSDFFGRLREILSDRENIRIVGDRFVFQSEVLFPSGGNELNPAGQEEMGKLAMALLDLAKEIPAEINWVLRVDGHTDNVPLSGSGRYIDNWELSSARATSVVKYLISKGVPPGRLVAAGFGEFQPIAEGDTKEARDQNRRIELKLTEK; this comes from the coding sequence ATGGCGCTACGCAGGGGTCGCCACCAGCGCACCGTGGATTACTGGCCCGGCTTCGTCGATGCCCTATCGACGCTGCTGCTCGCCATCATGTTTCTGCTCTCCGTCTTTGTGCTGGCGCAGTTCCTGCTCAGCCGCGAAATCAGCGGCAAGGACGAGGTCCTGACGCGGCTGAACAGCCAGATCAACGAGCTGACCCAGCTTCTGGCGCTGGAAAAGAGCGGCAAGCAGGATCTGGAGGATTCGCTCGCCAATCTGCAGGCATCGCTCCAGACATCGGAGGGCGAGCGCTCGCGGCTGCAATCGCTGCTCGACCAGGGCAGCGGCAGCACGGCTGCGGCCGACCAGCGGATCGGCGACCTCACCGGACGGCTGGAAGCCGAACAGCAGGCGAGCGGCCGGGCGATGAGCCAGATCGATCTCCTCAACCAGCAGATCGCCGCCCTGCGGAACCAGATCGCCGCCATCGAGAGCGCCCTTCAGGCCTCCGAGGCGCGCGATGCGACGTCGCAGACCAAGATCGCCGATCTCGGTCGCCGCCTGAACGTAGCGCTGGCGCAGCGCGTGCAGGAACTCAACCGCTACCGATCCGATTTCTTCGGCCGCCTGCGCGAAATCCTGTCGGACCGCGAGAACATCCGCATCGTCGGCGACCGCTTCGTCTTCCAGTCGGAAGTCCTCTTTCCCTCCGGCGGCAACGAGCTGAACCCGGCGGGGCAGGAGGAGATGGGCAAGCTCGCCATGGCGCTGCTCGATCTTGCCAAGGAAATCCCGGCCGAGATCAACTGGGTGCTGCGGGTCGATGGCCACACGGACAACGTGCCGCTGTCGGGCTCCGGTCGTTATATCGACAATTGGGAGCTTTCGTCGGCGCGCGCCACGTCGGTCGTCAAATACCTCATCTCCAAGGGCGTTCCCCCCGGCCGCTTGGTCGCTGCCGGCTTCGGCGAGTTCCAGCCGATCGCCGAGGGCGACACGAAGGAAGCCCGCGACCAGAACCGCCGGATCGAGTTGAAGCTGACGGAGAAGTAG
- a CDS encoding ABC transporter transmembrane domain-containing protein: MGATRKVRPLAGLLPYVKRYRGLMAGAAVCLVAAALTTLTLPLAVRRMIDHGFSNSDSAFINTYFAMLMVLAIVLALASAGRYFFVITLGERVVADIRREVFDHITRLSPAFFDVNQSGEIVSRLTADTTQIKSAVGATASVALRNIILCLGAIAMMVYTSPKLSSLVLMAIPVIVFPLVAFGRNVRRRSREAQDRLAGASAYASEAIGAIRTVQAFNGEATAMARYGSTVEDAYRAARGAITARSALTAFAITMIFGSVVAVLWFGAQDVLAGTISPGTLGQFLLYSVFAAGSLGALSEVWGELSQAAGAAERLSELLQEQPAITEPAHAKVLPQPAIGRVAFETVHFAYPTRPLEKSLKGLSFAVEPGQTVAIVGPSGAGKSTLFSLLLRFYDPDNGTVRLDGIDIRDLSPRGLRSRVAIVPQDVTIFAATIHENIAFGTPGATRVAVEAAASAAQADTFIRAMPDGYDTPVGERGITLSGGQRQRIAIARAILKDAPVLLLDEATSALDAESETLVQTALDGLMRTRTTLVIAHRLATVLKADRILVMDQGRIVEDGTHASLVRQGGLYARLARLQFDHGAQALNFASL; the protein is encoded by the coding sequence GTGGGGGCCACGCGGAAGGTCCGGCCGCTGGCCGGGCTTCTTCCCTATGTGAAACGCTATCGCGGCCTGATGGCCGGGGCCGCCGTCTGTCTGGTGGCCGCGGCGCTGACCACGCTGACGCTGCCGCTGGCAGTGCGCCGCATGATCGACCACGGCTTTTCCAATTCCGATAGCGCCTTCATCAACACCTATTTCGCCATGCTGATGGTGCTGGCCATCGTGCTGGCGCTGGCGAGCGCCGGGCGTTACTTCTTCGTCATCACGCTCGGCGAGCGAGTGGTGGCCGATATCAGGCGCGAGGTGTTCGACCATATCACCCGGCTGTCCCCCGCCTTCTTCGACGTCAACCAGTCCGGCGAGATCGTCTCGCGGCTGACGGCGGATACGACGCAGATCAAGTCGGCGGTCGGCGCCACGGCCTCCGTCGCACTGCGCAACATCATCCTCTGCCTCGGGGCCATCGCCATGATGGTCTATACCAGCCCGAAACTCTCGAGCCTCGTGCTGATGGCGATACCGGTCATCGTCTTTCCGCTGGTCGCCTTCGGCCGCAACGTCCGCCGCCGCTCGCGCGAGGCACAGGACAGGCTGGCGGGCGCGTCCGCCTATGCGAGCGAAGCAATCGGCGCGATCCGCACCGTGCAGGCCTTCAATGGCGAGGCGACAGCCATGGCGCGCTACGGCAGCACGGTGGAAGACGCATACAGGGCCGCACGCGGTGCGATCACCGCGCGCTCGGCGCTGACCGCCTTCGCCATCACCATGATCTTCGGCAGCGTCGTCGCCGTGCTCTGGTTCGGCGCGCAGGATGTGCTCGCGGGCACGATCTCGCCCGGAACGCTCGGGCAGTTCCTGCTCTACTCCGTCTTTGCGGCCGGCAGCCTCGGCGCCCTGTCTGAAGTCTGGGGCGAGCTTTCGCAGGCGGCGGGTGCTGCCGAGCGGCTGAGCGAACTGCTGCAGGAACAGCCCGCGATCACCGAGCCCGCACATGCCAAGGTGTTGCCGCAGCCCGCCATCGGCCGGGTGGCGTTCGAGACCGTCCACTTCGCCTATCCCACGCGCCCGCTCGAAAAGAGTCTGAAAGGTTTGAGTTTTGCGGTCGAGCCCGGCCAGACCGTTGCGATCGTCGGCCCGTCGGGCGCCGGCAAGAGCACACTCTTTTCACTGCTCCTGCGCTTCTACGATCCCGATAACGGCACCGTCAGGCTCGATGGCATCGACATCCGCGATCTCTCGCCGCGCGGTTTGCGCAGCAGGGTGGCGATCGTGCCGCAGGACGTGACGATCTTTGCCGCCACCATCCACGAGAACATCGCCTTCGGCACGCCGGGTGCGACGCGGGTGGCGGTGGAAGCGGCGGCGAGCGCCGCGCAGGCCGATACCTTCATTCGGGCCATGCCCGATGGCTACGACACGCCGGTCGGCGAGCGCGGCATCACCCTGTCGGGCGGCCAGCGCCAGCGCATCGCCATTGCCCGCGCCATCCTGAAGGATGCGCCGGTGCTGCTGCTCGATGAGGCGACATCCGCGCTCGATGCCGAAAGCGAGACGCTGGTGCAGACGGCGCTCGACGGGTTGATGCGCACGCGCACGACGCTGGTCATCGCCCACCGGCTGGCGACCGTGCTGAAGGCCGACCGTATTCTGGTCATGGATCAGGGGCGCATCGTCGAGGACGGCACCCACGCCTCGCTGGTGCGCCAGGGCGGGCTTTATGCGCGTCTCGCACGGCTGCAGTTCGACCATGGCGCGCAAGCGCTCAACTTCGCCAGCCTTTAA
- a CDS encoding 5-(carboxyamino)imidazole ribonucleotide synthase — protein MITLGIIGGGQLGRMLAMAAARLNVRTVILEPQADCPAAQAANRQIVAAYDDEAALDALAEACDIVTYEFENVPVSAATRLARSLPVYPPPKALEVAQDRVTEKRFLNACGLETARFHTIDSAAELTAALADFGGKGVLKTRRFGYDGKGQHVFRDDGEDSAAVYERLGAVPLILESFVAFDREISIIAARGTDGAFAAFDPAENVHRNGILHTSTVPAAIDAAAAQAATAAARAILETLDYVGVIGAEFFVRPDGGLVVNEIAPRVHNSGHWTEAACVVSQFEQHIRAVCGLPLGHTARHSDAVMQNLIGDDIHDLPRWLQEPRTLVHLYGKDEARPGRKMGHVTVLG, from the coding sequence ATGATCACACTCGGCATCATCGGTGGCGGCCAGCTCGGCCGCATGCTCGCCATGGCCGCCGCGCGTCTCAACGTGCGCACCGTCATCCTCGAGCCGCAGGCGGATTGTCCGGCAGCGCAGGCCGCCAACCGGCAGATCGTCGCCGCTTATGACGATGAAGCCGCGCTCGACGCACTGGCTGAGGCCTGCGATATCGTGACCTACGAATTCGAGAACGTGCCGGTTTCCGCTGCCACGCGCCTTGCGCGCAGCCTGCCGGTCTATCCGCCGCCGAAGGCGCTGGAAGTGGCGCAGGACCGGGTCACCGAGAAGCGGTTTCTGAATGCCTGCGGTCTGGAGACGGCCCGTTTTCACACGATCGACAGCGCCGCGGAGCTGACGGCTGCCCTTGCCGATTTCGGCGGAAAAGGCGTGCTCAAGACCCGCCGTTTCGGATATGACGGCAAGGGACAGCATGTCTTCCGCGACGATGGCGAAGATTCGGCCGCCGTTTACGAACGTCTGGGCGCCGTGCCGCTAATCCTCGAGAGCTTCGTCGCCTTCGACCGCGAGATTTCCATCATCGCCGCGCGCGGCACGGATGGCGCGTTCGCGGCCTTCGATCCAGCGGAGAACGTTCACCGCAACGGCATTCTGCACACCTCCACCGTTCCCGCGGCGATCGACGCGGCAGCCGCGCAGGCTGCGACCGCTGCGGCAAGAGCGATTCTCGAAACGCTGGATTACGTCGGCGTCATCGGCGCGGAGTTTTTCGTACGGCCGGATGGTGGGCTTGTCGTCAACGAGATCGCACCCCGCGTCCACAATTCCGGCCACTGGACGGAGGCCGCCTGCGTGGTCTCGCAGTTCGAGCAGCACATCCGCGCCGTTTGCGGTCTGCCGCTTGGGCATACGGCCCGTCATTCGGACGCAGTGATGCAGAACCTCATCGGCGACGACATCCACGACCTGCCGCGCTGGCTGCAGGAGCCCCGTACGCTCGTTCACCTCTATGGCAAGGATGAAGCCCGTCCGGGCCGGAAGATGGGCCATGTGACGGTGCTGGGCTGA
- a CDS encoding Bug family tripartite tricarboxylate transporter substrate binding protein has translation MALPLAFGAGSAKAQEFPQRTVTMVVPFAAGGSTDVVARIVAQKMSDDLGEQVIVQNVAGAGGNLGATNVARADADGYTILMGTVATHALNPLILKTKPYDPETDFAPVSLLVLVPNVLVVNPELPAKTVAELIALLKADPEKYAYASSGNGTPLHLSGELFKKMAGVSMQHIPYKGSGPALNDVIGNQVPIMFDNLPSSSGHIKAGTLRALGVTTAERAASFPDVPTIAETVPGYETYTWNALFAPAGTPEPVIARLNAAAKKAMADPDVVARMKDFSATIVASTPEELKTHVKAEIDKWTPVVKDANVTLD, from the coding sequence ATGGCTCTGCCGCTTGCATTCGGCGCAGGCAGCGCAAAGGCGCAGGAGTTTCCACAGCGAACCGTGACCATGGTCGTGCCCTTCGCCGCCGGCGGCTCAACGGATGTGGTGGCGCGCATCGTCGCGCAGAAGATGTCGGACGATCTCGGCGAGCAGGTCATCGTCCAGAACGTCGCGGGTGCAGGGGGCAACCTCGGCGCGACGAACGTCGCCCGCGCCGATGCGGACGGCTACACGATCCTGATGGGCACCGTCGCCACCCACGCGCTCAACCCCTTGATCCTGAAGACCAAGCCCTACGATCCCGAGACGGACTTCGCGCCGGTCTCGCTTCTCGTGCTGGTGCCGAACGTGCTTGTGGTCAATCCGGAACTGCCGGCAAAGACCGTGGCCGAACTGATCGCACTTCTGAAGGCCGATCCGGAGAAATATGCCTATGCCTCGTCGGGCAACGGCACGCCGCTGCACCTGTCGGGCGAACTCTTCAAGAAAATGGCCGGCGTCAGCATGCAGCATATCCCCTACAAGGGCTCCGGCCCGGCGCTGAACGATGTGATCGGCAATCAAGTGCCGATCATGTTCGACAACCTGCCCTCGTCCTCCGGCCACATCAAGGCCGGCACGCTGCGGGCGCTGGGCGTGACCACCGCCGAGCGGGCAGCCTCCTTCCCCGACGTGCCGACGATCGCGGAGACCGTGCCAGGCTACGAGACGTATACGTGGAATGCCCTGTTTGCCCCGGCCGGCACGCCCGAACCCGTCATCGCCCGCCTGAACGCCGCCGCAAAGAAGGCCATGGCCGATCCCGATGTCGTCGCCCGCATGAAGGATTTCAGCGCCACCATCGTCGCCTCGACACCGGAGGAACTGAAGACGCATGTGAAGGCAGAGATCGACAAGTGGACGCCGGTGGTGAAGGACGCGAATGTGACGCTGGATTGA
- a CDS encoding inositol monophosphatase family protein, with amino-acid sequence MARSALLNVMVQAAFKAGKSLSRDFGEVQNLQVSMKGPGDYVSQADRKAEKILREELMKARPTYGYLGEDGDEVEGTDGAHRWIVDTLDGATNFLHGIPHFAITVALERQGEIVTAVILNPATDELYTAERGGGAFLNDRRLRVAARRSLADSVISSGTPFLGRGHHGNHLIELRHVMGEVAGVRSLGSPSLALAYVAAGRFDGYWERGLMPWDLAAGMLMVREAGGWIADIDGGNKPIEDGSIIAGNEYIRKALHEVLHRPMPGK; translated from the coding sequence ATGGCCCGTTCCGCCCTTCTCAACGTCATGGTCCAGGCCGCCTTCAAGGCCGGCAAGTCGTTGTCCCGCGATTTCGGCGAGGTGCAGAACCTGCAGGTTTCCATGAAAGGGCCGGGCGACTACGTGTCGCAGGCCGATCGCAAGGCTGAAAAGATTCTTCGCGAGGAACTGATGAAGGCCCGCCCGACCTATGGCTATCTCGGTGAGGACGGCGACGAGGTCGAGGGCACGGACGGCGCGCATCGCTGGATTGTCGATACACTCGACGGCGCCACCAACTTCCTGCACGGCATTCCGCATTTCGCCATCACCGTCGCGCTGGAACGTCAGGGCGAGATCGTCACGGCCGTGATCCTCAACCCGGCAACCGACGAACTCTACACCGCCGAGCGCGGCGGCGGGGCCTTCCTCAACGATCGCCGCTTGCGCGTGGCCGCGCGCCGCAGTCTGGCGGATTCCGTCATTTCCTCGGGGACGCCGTTCCTCGGCCGCGGCCACCACGGCAACCACCTCATCGAACTGCGGCATGTCATGGGCGAAGTCGCCGGCGTCCGCAGCCTCGGCTCGCCGTCCCTGGCGCTGGCCTATGTCGCGGCCGGCCGGTTCGACGGCTACTGGGAACGCGGCCTGATGCCGTGGGATCTGGCCGCCGGCATGCTGATGGTGCGCGAGGCGGGCGGCTGGATCGCCGATATCGATGGCGGGAACAAGCCGATCGAAGACGGCTCGATCATCGCCGGCAACGAATACATCCGCAAGGCGCTGCACGAGGTCCTGCACCGCCCGATGCCGGGCAAGTAA
- a CDS encoding YdcH family protein has product MNIEAHLATLEKKHTVLEEELHSALTRPSVEDEYIATIKRRKLRLKDEIAKIRSTTH; this is encoded by the coding sequence ATGAACATTGAGGCTCATCTTGCAACGCTTGAGAAGAAACACACCGTTCTCGAAGAAGAGCTGCATTCGGCTCTGACAAGACCGTCTGTAGAAGACGAATATATTGCCACTATCAAGCGTCGGAAGCTGCGTTTGAAGGACGAGATCGCGAAGATCCGTTCGACGACTCATTGA